One Granulicella sp. 5B5 DNA window includes the following coding sequences:
- a CDS encoding DUF3761 domain-containing protein: protein MFKARFVLPTLAAALLCSAAALAQAPAGAPAGSTATCKDGTYFSGATKSGACRGHKGVASWYGPAAAPKAAKTVATAPTPAPAAAPAPAVKPAARTMPSPSATAAAGGGPGMVWVNTSSKVYHCPTDRYYGKTKAGKYLSESAAQSEGDKPAAGKKCF from the coding sequence ATGTTCAAAGCACGTTTTGTACTTCCCACCTTGGCAGCAGCCCTTCTCTGCTCTGCTGCCGCTCTTGCTCAGGCCCCCGCCGGCGCTCCCGCAGGCTCCACCGCCACCTGTAAAGATGGCACGTACTTCTCCGGCGCCACCAAGTCCGGTGCCTGCCGCGGCCACAAGGGTGTAGCTTCCTGGTACGGTCCTGCAGCAGCTCCCAAGGCAGCCAAGACCGTAGCTACTGCTCCCACCCCTGCGCCAGCGGCAGCCCCGGCTCCGGCAGTCAAGCCCGCCGCCAGGACGATGCCCTCGCCCTCAGCCACCGCAGCTGCCGGCGGCGGCCCTGGCATGGTCTGGGTCAACACCTCCAGCAAGGTCTACCACTGCCCCACCGACCGCTACTACGGCAAGACCAAGGCAGGCAAGTACCTCTCCGAGTCCGCTGCCCAGTCCGAAGGCGACAAGCCCGCCGCCGGCAAGAAGTGCTTCTA